The following DNA comes from Pristis pectinata isolate sPriPec2 chromosome 33, sPriPec2.1.pri, whole genome shotgun sequence.
TCATAACCAGCCCTTGATAAGAACACAAAAACAAGCTAACATCTAACTTACAAACCGTTGACCATTTAGCTGACAACACACTACACAGTTTACCAGcagttgagatccttcatctgagtccacttccctccatagatgctgcctgacccactgagttcctccagcatcttgtgtgttgcttcagattccagcatctgcagcctcttgtgtctccactctacAGTCTAGTTTCTGTAACACCTTTATATGCAGACGATAAGCCTCAGAGAAGGATGGTGAAACCAAAAACTAGCATGTGCTTCACTCAGAGTCCTTGATAAACTTGCCCACAAGTTCACTCGCCCATTAGATTGATTGACAGAGCAAGCACAAACTTTGGCTGAACAATAAAACATTCTCTAATCCCTTACCAGTTACTAAGAAAAAACCATGAACACTATGAATGAAAGTTAAACCAGAACATCTTTTCCTACAAATAAGCACACAGCAAAAGTTTTTCATGTGGCCTTTTATCAAAATGTAGGACTCCAATGAACAGGCTCTGCTTAAAACCACGTCCTTGCTACAAAAGCAGGCAAGCCCGCTGTGCATTTGAACAATTAGCCAACATCTTGACTCTGAATCATTTATTATGAATGCAATGACAATAACACAGCACTGAGCACAGCCAATCAGCCCTCTGCTGTGAAATAGCTGACCAGCTCTGACAGTTAATATCTCCTGTATACGTAGGCCACACACCAGATGGTGGTCTGAGGCCATGGCTTGGGACAAGGGATGTAATAAAGGGCAATAACTCACTGGATCCAGGCCTGAATTTAATAAACCTATTTTAAAACGCAATTATGACAATGCAAAAATAATATGAAGTGAATGCCATGTCATTAGACTGGAAAGTGACACAACAGAAGTGCAGTGATGGTGAGCACATGGGAATGGAGAACAAGTCCTGGTTGTCTGCTCTTCATGAGTACTGCCGGTCCTGGAAGCATTCACGGTCTTAGGCAGGCTGCACCGGCATCGTTATAGTCAGAACCTGCCAagaatggtagagaaattaatCTCTAGACTGGAACTTCATGCCTTTGTGATCATATATCTCTAGACTGGAACTTTATGTCTTTGTGGTCCTGTAAATTGTACCATATACTATGCACTAGAAGGAACAATTCACTCCTGACCGATAGTGCTTGTGTCTCTGCTAGGACATGTACATTGGAAGCAGACACCCAGGAACAGAAAATGAACCTTTCCTAACCAACACCACATCTTGCTTATGTCAGTGCTGTTTCTTGCTCGTGTATTTCAAACATAGAAAACTGTATTTTGATAGCCAACCCACATTTTTTGTGCGTGTTACAATCACTTGACTGTCAGTGTGACTGGAACTCTGCCCAAGTGATAGACTTTGCCTTACCCTGGTATTTCTGTTGAACTGAGAACCGCTTTCCTCTGGGGTTATGTTGTATGGGATGTAAATGTCGAGGTGATAAAGGTCTGGCCTGGCCCACAACACAATTcggtcctctcccaggtcaagcAGTAATGATCCTACTGAATCCTGCAACACAGAGAGATTTTACAGTTACGGAATTGTACAACACTGGAGCATTTTGCTTGTTGGTCTGTGGTGGCTCTTCAGAAGAGCCATCTGATTTGTCCccatctcagcaggtcaggcagaatcagaGAGGTTAGCAGAGCCAACCTTTCAGGTAGATGAGCCTTCATCAGTATTGGGAACAGTTTGGGACTAAAACAAAACTTCtacattgcagagaaagtggggaaggaggcagagaacctgtggggtggtggaggtaggtccTAAAGACTTCTTTAGATTCTGCATCCAACACCCTAAcaggcagtgccttccaaatCCTAAACACTTGTTGCATAAGCAGCTTTTCCTTACGTAGCCGGTGTGTTTTGGCATTTACTTCCAacgtcctctggttactgacccttcATCCACCTAGACCGTTTCTCTACCCAAACCCTTCACAACTGTAGAGACTACTTCTCTTCAAGGACATAAATATACAGTGCAGGTCATCTTTGCTTTTCCTTCCTCTCCTGAAAGTGTCAACTCTCACTGGGATACAGCTTCATGGGCATCAGTCACTTTTCAGTACTTAACTGGGAATTCCTCAGattaaggaggtgttgatgaggctctatggggcactggtgagacctcatttgaaatactgtatgcagttttgggccccttatcttagaaaggatgtactgatgttggaggaggttcagagaagatttatgaggatgattcccagaatgcaagggcttacatacgaggagtgtttgtcggctcttggactgtattcattggagtatagaagaatgagaggggacctcatagaaacatttcgaatattgaaaggattggacagagtagatgcagctaagttgtttcccctgatgggtgagtccaggacaagagggcacagttttagaataagagggtacccatttaaaacagagatgagaagaaatttctttagccagagggtcgtgaatttatggaattctttgccacatacagctgtagaggcccaatcattgggggtgtttaaggaagagattgataggtatctaattagtcagggtatcaaaggatatggggaaaaggcagggaattggggctagatgagagaatagtttagctcacggtgaagtggcagagcagactcgatgggccaaatggcctacttctgtcctttcgtcttgtgatcttatgataTGTGTGCGTCATCCTTGAATATTACTTgactattaacaacttggatgacaGTATAGGtgtcatgattagtaagtttgtggatgacaccaaaattggtggcaaagtggacagtgaagaaggttgtctaaggttaaaacaagatctagatcaactgggaaatgggcaaaggaatggcagatggaatttaactcagacaagtgcaaaatttgggatgttaaaccaaggcaggacttgcacagtaaatggtagggccctggggagtgttgtagaaacaGAGGGATTTAGGGGTATgtacaaagttccctgaaagtggcaacacaggtgaagAGGGGGTATGGCACATTTGCTTTCTTTGGTTGGGGCACtcagtacaagaattgggatgtcatgttacagctgcacaagactttggtgagactgcacctggagtagtgtgtgtagttctggtcaccatactataggaaggacatgactaagctagagagtgtgcacaaaacattcacaagttGCCGgaactgtttccctggagtgtaggaggctgaggggtgaccttacagaggtttataaaaccatgaagagcatagataaggaggatggtcatagacttcttcccagggtaggggagtctaaaactagagggcataggtttaaggtgagaggagaaagatttaaagggaatctgagagagGGAGGTAGGTACATGAAATGAGctaccggaggaagtggttgaggcaggaacaactccgacatttaaaatcatttggacaggtacatgaacagggaAGGTTTAGGGAGCTAGGGATCAAACAGAGGAAAAACGGAAAAGCTCAGCTAGGCAActaggtcagcatgaatgagttgggctgaagggcctatttccgtgctgtgtaactccatgacgTGTATCTTAGGTGAGTCAATGCTATCTTTTCCAGTCATACTTACCCTCACTAGCAGTGACGATAAATGGGAGCGTGGCTTAagcaatgcaggcagatgggtctGGACCCCAAGTTTTCACCTGGACCCCAGTACCTCtgataatgcagcactccctcacactgAAGTAGAACATCTGTCTCAACTGATTAAACTGTGGtgtgggttcttgaaccaactggcaatggtagtgtagtggttagtgtaacgctattacagcgtcagtgacccgatttcaattccggccactgtccgtaaggagtttgtacgttctccccatgtctgggtgggtttcctccgggtgctccggtttcctcccacattccatgacgtacgggttaggaagttgtgggcatgctatgttggcaccggaagcgtggcgacacttgcgggctgcccccagaacactctacgcaaaagatgtatttcactgtgtgtttcgatgtacatgtgactaataaagatatctctatcttaagtaagtttttcactgcacccgtgcacacacgtacttgcgtatatgacaataaacttgactttgaacctGTAACTTTCAGACTCAGACACGCGATTGTTCCTAACAAACACACATCACTAACTGGATGCAAGTGTTTTATGTGGGCAGAAGAGTCTATGCAGAATTGGCTCTTCACCAGCAAAGCTGATTTGTATAATCATTAGCTTTATTCTCACAATCTTCATCTTGGCCATGAAGTGCCTGAGTATCCCTCACCACCTCCAAAGTGCAGCAATCGGGAAACCTAATACTAACCACTTTTGGCAAGGAAATTTCTGCTATCAGAAAGCTGGGGTGTTGGTCTGCAGGCTCAGCCACTATCGTGTATTCCGGTTCCATGCAAGTACTGCCAGAACAGAGAGAAGTTCGTTAATGATTATACCAGAACACACATTCCTCACAGACATTCCAACCATGCTTACATGAAAACAAATCTCCAAATCCCAATGGAAGCTTTGGTACCTAGTGGCATTTCAATTACTTACTTCTAGTGTAaattcacacagcatggaaacaggcccttcagcccatcgtgtctataccaaacatcaactacccatttacaataatccgaCACTAGTTCCATCTTACTCTCCCTcacatccccccagattctaccacccacctacccacTCTCAGCAATTTGcagctaccaacctgcacagctttatgatgtgggagaaaactgaagcactttggggaaactcatgcagtcgcagggagaacctgcaaactccacagaggcagcatccgaggtcaggattgaaccctggttgctggaactgtgaggtggcAGTTCACCTGACAAGCAAACACAGTCTCCTACTCTGAAGAAACACAAATTAACCTTACCTTTCTACTTCTGATACAAGAGGCTTTGTGCAGCTTCCTGGGGACAAAGTGCTGGTGAAATAAAATAAGATGGCTTGTGTTTACCGGTTACACTGAGCTGGATTTTGATGCTATGTTTTTTAATCTTGATGGAAAAACAGAATATGCAGCAGTTGTAACCAAATTGTACAACCTTACCAATGGCTACTACTTTTCTCTGTACACTGTACACTGtcaggttatggggaaagggggaaagagggagagagggagggaggaaccaACAAAAGCAAAATGGCCTTTTCTGTACTCTTATGATTTGCACAGAACAGTAAAATTCCCAAAATCCGCTAAAtgactgtttggaaatcctgacagTTTGGCATCTAGTTCACCCGGAGCTGATTCTCACAGTCCCTTTAAATTATCGGGGTGCCTATTCACGTTTCCACCATCCCCATGACACCTCTGAAACACCTGGGCCCCTTTTCCATTCTCCCCTTGACACACCAGGACCCCTGTTCCCATGCCCCCTACAGcacaccaggttcactggaaatgtTATTATGCTATTgcataacatcttaaaaaaaactgaatttaaagtgtgttggtgtattaatTGGAACAAGATCCAagagtccagaaaatctgtcagtaCAGCATCACAAGCTTTACTGAAAGTTACTAAGTTTTATTGCACCGTGCTgtttaataatgttatgctaatgACAAGTGTTGAATCAAAAATTTGCTAAAGATGTGAAGGCTGCTATTGACACTGAGTTTTTTCTTTGTGCATTACCTGGATTTCAGTTCCTGGATGACAGGTTTTGATTTTGTTCTAATGTTCTGTTCTGTTACAGATCCCAGAAATTTCCTGTTTTTCAACATTCGCCATtctagaaagaaacaaaaatgttagCAACTATAATAACCTGGTGGGAACATCTTTTACCACTGGACTCTGAGGTTAGACACAGATAATAAAGATCCCCACTGTCTGATGAAGATTGGATAGTACATTGGCTTAAGCACCAAGTTCAGATTCAGTTTTATAGGAACTGGAAATATGCCATTTCTTCCTTCAGTTGGTTAGACTGGAGTTCAGCCAGATGAAACAAGGTAGGTCACCAACACAGAGCACTAGTTTCACAAGTCTCCATTATCTGCAGACAAAGAGCAGTTGAAAGCAGCTGGGAGTGATTGTTTCTTGCTTCCACCTTGAATTATTTCAACCTAGGTCAACTTtgaaaaagattgaaaatggCTTGCGTCTGCAAAGATGCAAAGTACAAATTTCCAGagaaagggggtgagggaggtaaTGGGGAAAATGTACCCATTTTgatggctgcatcaagctgtgtgtagACTCTGGgtatgaaaaaaaataaatgtcacTGTCGATCGAGATTCTATCCACCTGGTGTTACAAAGAATGGGCCTGATCATGATGCTGGGGAACATTCTGTTCAGTTGGGCGGTACCGTAGCTACATGTCCCTCATTGAAAAGTTTGTGCAAGAGAACACCTTTAAACACATCAGATCAGGCAGTGATCTGCACAATGTTCTTGGGTCAAATAGGAGAGTGTATGCTGCTGGGTGGGTTCCTGTGCAAACTGTCAGTCATTTGGCACAATGCTTCATTACCAGAACTTTCAAACAATCTCCAAGATTTCGCATGGCTCTTGACAAGATCCTTTATGCATAACCAAATTTTCAGTGGCACTGCACAATCTTTGAGGTGCCTGTGGTGGGGTTGAGACTGTCATCCATCTCCTTCTGGAAAGAGTGTTTGTCAAGAAGGCCTAGAAAGAGATCTGTGACTTTGCTGAGGTCCACCCCAAACAGCTGCTTAATTTGGACTTATGTGGGCTGTTCCCCggtacacacagagacagataTCAACCGTTTCCAGGTGATGAAAGATGTGCTTTGGTTAACCCTAAACTGCacttccagtgcaaggagctgtATGCTGAAGGCTACATACCAAGGGAAGTACTGAAGTTGGTGCAGCCACTGCAGAGGCTCAATGGGGAAAGGCCACTGTTGAAGAACCTGCTGTTATTGCACATCAAGAAGCTGGAACCTGTGTTAAAGTCCTTTAGACTTTTGGGTCATGGAACATGTGCAAAAAAAGAACTGATGTAATCTGTTCTTTTAGAGAGCTGGTGTAATCTAAACCTTGTAACCAAATGGAATGAAACATCTTGTGCTAAGAATGACAATCCATGAATTATCATTCATAGCACAAGATGGGGGGGTAGGGGACaatgaggaaggctgtcaaagcttgcagcgtgatcttgaccagctgggaaaatgggctgacaCATAGCAacgtggaatttaatgcagacaagtgtgaggtgttgcactttgggaggacaaatcagggtaggacttacacagagaatgatagggctctgaggtgtgcggtagaacagagggacctgggaatacagatccatggttccttgaaagtggcgtcacaggtaggtagggtcgtaaagagagcttttggcattttggccttcataaatcagggcattgaataccgGAGTCGGATGTTAAGTTGGAGTTgtacgttggtgaggccgaatttggagtattgtgtgcagttctggtcacctacctacaggaaagatatcaataagcttgaaagagtgcagagaaaatttacaaggatgttgccaggacttgaggacctgagtgatagggaaaggttgagtagcttaggactttattccctggagcgcaggagaatgtaGTGAGATcttatagatgtatacaaaattatgaggggtatagatagggtgaatgcatgcaggctttttccccgaGATCATaggttagggtgaaaggtgaaatatttgggtggcacggtagtgcacccattagcgtaacgttattacagcgctagcaagaTCATaggttagggtgaaaggtgaaatatttgggtggcacggtagtgcacccattagcgtaacgttattacagcgctagcgatcagggttcagttccagccactgtctgtaaggagtttctatgttctccccatgactgcgtgggtttcctctggtgctcgtttcctcccacattctaaaggcgtacTTGTTAGTAggctaacatgggtgtaattgggcggcgcgggcttgttgggccggaagggcctgttactgtgctgtataaataaagttttttaatttaaggggaatctgagggggagcttcttcactcagtgggtggtgcaagtgtggaacgagctgccagcagaagtggtagatgtgggttcaattgtaacatttaagagaggtttggatgggtacacggctgggaggggtttggaggaatatggtccagatgcaggtagatgagactaggcagGAGATCAGGTCAGTATGgagtagatgggccaaagggcctgtttctgtgatgtagtaCCATGACTCTAATGTAATGTATTATATATTTACAGATTTTATGAATGGAGTTTATCCTTGTGGGAAAAAAATTGATTGAATAACCTGAGGAATGTCACACTTTAGTTATGAAGCTCCAGCAAAATGGTCACAGTAACCATCAATAGTGGATCAGCAAGTGAGGATTCATTTGAGGTTGGACCAGCAAGGAATATTAGTAAAAACCTCAAACACTGTCTATAAATTCGGCAGTGACaacactgttgttgacagaatctcagatggcgatgaggtggtgtataggagtgagatagatcagctggctgagtggtgtcgcaacaacaaccttgcactcaacatcagcaaaaccaagtaattgattgtggacttcaggaaggggaaatcaggagaacacataccagtcctcattgtggggtcagcagtggaaagggtgagcagcttcaagttgctgggcgtcaacatctcagaggatctatcctgggcccaacacattgacgcaatcacgaagaaggcactccagcggctctacttcgttaggagtttgaggagatttggtaagtcaccaaagactcttgcaaatttctacagatgtatggtggagagcattctgactggttgcaccaccgtTTGGTAAGGaggatccaatgtgcaggattgaaagaggctgcagaggattgtagactcagccagctccatcacaggggcaaccctccccaccatcgaggacatcttcaagaggcgatgcctcaagaaggcggcatccatcattaaggaccctcatcatctggaacACGCcttctttgcattactaccatcggggaggaggtacaggaacctgaagacccacactcaatgtttcaggaacagcttcttcccctctgccacagatttctgaacggtccatgaacccatgaacattacctcattatttctttttttgcactattttgtaacatatagtaacttttatgtcttgcactgtactgctgtcgcaaagcaacaaatttcatgacatatgtcagtgataataaacctgattctgatcttaaGGACAATCTAAAAAACCCACCTCTGGAAAGCTCCAAGTTATACTTGTTCTCTAATCCTTCAAATCCGATAGTCATAAAAAACTCCATGAAGAGTTTATTGTTCTGTATTAAAAAAAGTATCAAAGTTAATATTAAATTTCTTGTTCTATattaaaagacttgcatttatataatgcttttCAAGAATTCAGGACATCCTAgcgtgctttacagtcaatgaagaacTTCTCTGCTTGCAGCATAGGAAAAATGGTAGCTACTCTGCACACAACAGGTTCCCACAAAGAGCAAAGCGATTACGGCCAGATAATCTGTTAGTTCAGGGATAACCACTGAGCAAGACATCAGAGGAGCTCCCCTGAAGGATTTTGCTATGTGATCTTTAAATGAGAGAGTAGGTAGATCTTGTCTCATTTGAAACTACCATGGCATACTTCACAAGTATTTCAATAGTAGCCAAGGATATTTGAATGCCTTGATATTTATGAAAAGTGCAATATAAATGAAACCTCTTATTTACCTTTCTCAGTATGTGTGTGCATTGATAAATCCCAAAATTAACCACTTCTTAATGAATCGCATCATCCATGCGGGACACTAGGCAAGTAAAAAATTCCCACCTAAGGGTTACAGTGTGCAATGGGAGGATCTAGTGTGTTGTCtgaaagatgcatctcactggtGAAACAGGCTGGTTAATCATGAAGACTAACATCTAAACTCACGTGATTGCACTATTTTCAAAATTGTGACTGACATCTCGTGGTGTTGCTGATAGCATGTCGGATCACAATGACAAGTGTACTGCGGGATGTATTGTTTGGCTGCAATGATACATTGATATTAAAGCACAGCACTCTGATGGATTCAAGCACTAAGCTTGAAGTCAGCCTGTTTAATTGCCGTTTGGTGGAGGAGGTTTGCATTTAGAAGATGTGTGTAAATTTGCAGCTCCAAGTGTGGAAAAGAGAGTCTCATTTCTTTGCTcttgtcatgttgcagcttgatGAATGCTCTGCAAACTATTGTGCAGATTTGCTTCAGGCGCAAACTATTGTGCAGATTTGCTTCAGGCGCAAACTAtaaactgtgccttcagctgcccctGGAACCTCACAGCCCTTAAAACCTAGCTCTCTGACCCAAACTTTCGTTTTCCCATGTGGAATGGTGTCAAACTTTGTCTGCCAATTTGTTCTGTGAACACCCTTGACAACTTCAAGGTGCTGTGAAAGTATAGCTTTTGCTGCTGACTTCTTCTTAATAAACCttttcatttgttattttgtttatCATAATGCCAGTGAGTCAGTACTATATACATTGATGATCCAAGGTAGTCAAGAAGGGTGCTATATGAGGTTGGGTTATGTATACAgtcattagattagattagtttagtttattgtcatatacaccagggtgcaatgaaattccttgctccgcGAAGCTCAGAGTAAATGTCGTACATGGtaataacaaatacaacaataaacacaATGATGAGCgcagaacagcagaatggtgccaagattgcagtgcaaactgaagcagtgcaaacggaagtgctgaagtgacaataatggaataataaTAGAGGTAGAACTAAGAGTACAGGAATATGGCAACACCACCGGGAAGGGACGTGAAAGagctgattggttcagaagtctgatagcagtggggaagaaactgtttttaAATTGACAGGTTCTCCTCTCCAAAGGACAAAGGTTATGCATTTGGGCTTTATGAGGGTCCCCAGTGGGATTTTACAACAGATTCATATAGAGAATCAATCTGTGTCAGTCAATGCGTTGGTCGTGGGGAAACAGAAATAACAGCAGCACATCCCAATAAATGCAGGGTTATTATTCcagaaaactgcagtcagttaAGGATGGCGATATATAAATTCTCAGCCACTTACAGCAGTGAGTACACCAAGCTTGATTGACAATGAAATTTCCACTCTGGCAAGCTCTTGTGTTGAAATATGTGCAGCTATTCATAAATTGTGATGAACTTTGACCTCTGCGCTACTGCTTCAGCAGAATAATCATTACCCACGCATCAGTAAACTGCAAGCAATTGTGATACCTGTAAATGTGAATTATTATACCTTACCTGAATTTTGTTGTAAAACTTAGAATTGATAACTATGTCATATGCAGTACATCCATTACCacctgtaaaataaaaacaatttatatCACACACAGCAGTTTCTTTCCTGATGTTATGCTGGCACACTCCTCCACTGTAATAGCTGCCCACTAGCACCGTGGCAAAGCTTATCGCGCAAGGTTAGATCAGGGCTGGCCACTGAGGCAAAAATACATCACTCTCCAGGTCCAATCTTGCCCTTGCCTGAAGGTGACAGTGAACTCAGCACAAACCAAGGGTTGACTCTGAAGTTTCCTTGAGCCGCAGATTGTGGCCACACTAAATGGCCGTATCCTACTAGCTGCTGAACGGAGAGGAGAGCGTTTGATCAACATCAACTTACTCCTCCTGTCCTATTGCACAAATACCTACTGTTGTCAACTTCAGCATGAGGTTCACCAAGGCTCATGGGAATCCTATATCCTGAAGGATCTTCTGATTCCAACAAGGTCACCAGGTCCTCTTCAGAGAGATCTGGTGGAGGCGGGATTTGATCGGATTTGCAAACGTTAATGAAAACCTTCTCACTGCTTCTTGTCTTTGTCTTCACACAGAATCCTGTGAAAAgggatttattttgtaaattcatTTCATCAGTGCAAGCCACCTTCATGAAAAGGTTTCCCTCTACTACTGGCAACTGATTGAATTCccagctctagaattccctcctccTTTAAACCTACCTCATTCGCCAAGCTTTTCATCAGCCATTTTAAATAGCTCGGTGTCAAACACTGCCTGATGATGCATCTGTTGCTTGTTTTACTACATTAGTACCAGGTAAGTTGTGGTTGTTGTAGGTGAAACATACAGCTAGCCATAGGAAGTCTTTCTGCAGAAGCATTTAGCTGAGGGGAGGCAATGTTCTACCAATCCCATCTTTTCCATGAATCATCAGTGATTTCCACTGACAAGCGCACATGCACTGATGTTGGATGGCGTTAGTGGTATTGGTTCGTTCATGTAGAACATTCCCTTGGGCAAGATATCAGACAATACCCTTAGGTTGACCCTGGTTCGCTGGATTGCAGCATATCCTCCTAAATTAGGAAATTTAAGAGAATGCTCCAGAGACTGTAGCACAAATTTAGGTTTATATTCTAGTGCAGTACTAACAAAGTGTTGCATTGTCCAAGGCAGTACCTTTGAGGTGAGTGATTAACCTGTGCCCCTTTTTTTATGCGTGGTTGTAACACCATTACTTAGAGGAGCAAAAAGATTTTG
Coding sequences within:
- the pih1d1 gene encoding PIH1 domain-containing protein 1 isoform X1; translated protein: MAVTTDKSLLSAEMQEEDALYEQLLFQAAKEMQSKLPTTQESKQIRPQPGFCVKTKTRSSEKVFINVCKSDQIPPPPDLSEEDLVTLLESEDPSGYRIPMSLGEPHAEVDNSGNGCTAYDIVINSKFYNKIQNNKLFMEFFMTIGFEGLENKYNLELSREWRMLKNRKFLGSVTEQNIRTKSKPVIQELKSSTLSPGSCTKPLVSEVESTCMEPEYTIVAEPADQHPSFLIAEISLPKVDSVGSLLLDLGEDRIVLWARPDLYHLDIYIPYNITPEESGSQFNRNTRVLTITMPVQPA
- the pih1d1 gene encoding PIH1 domain-containing protein 1 isoform X2; the encoded protein is MAVTTDKSLLSAEMQEEDALYEQLLFQAAKEMQSKLPTTQESKQIRPQPGFCVKTKTRSSEKVFINVCKSDQIPPPPDLSEEDLVTLLESEDPSGYRIPMSLGEPHAEVDNSGNGCTAYDIVINSKFYNKIQNNKLFMEFFMTIGFEGLENKYNLELSREWRMLKNRKFLGSVTEQNIRTKSKPVIQELKSSTCMEPEYTIVAEPADQHPSFLIAEISLPKVDSVGSLLLDLGEDRIVLWARPDLYHLDIYIPYNITPEESGSQFNRNTRVLTITMPVQPA